A genome region from Megalobrama amblycephala isolate DHTTF-2021 linkage group LG16, ASM1881202v1, whole genome shotgun sequence includes the following:
- the LOC125249389 gene encoding putative nuclease HARBI1, which produces MLMILNVDYYFNIMVGFPRVIGALDCTHVAISTALGEHEADYVNRKSFHSLNVQMTCDHECMITSLDAKWPGSVHDSRIFRESVLCQRFEEGLFDGLLVGDRGYACQRFLLTPYPDPQPGPQNRFNVALSKTRVKIEMTFGILKARFNCLRRLRVSPERASQIVAACAILHNIATIRKERLPPQNQHLPDEIDPITLDHPAGAAVRDAITIQYFT; this is translated from the exons atgttaatgattttaaatgttgattattattttaatattatggtAGGATTCCCTAGAGTCATAGGAGCACTAGACTGCACACATGTTGCAATCTCCACAGCTCTAGGAGAACATGAGGCAGATTATGTGAATAGAAAATCCTTTCACAGCCTTAATGTTCAG ATGACTTGTGATCATGAATGTATGATCACAAGCTTGGATGCCAAATGGCCTGGCTCAGTGCATGACTCAAGAATTTTCCGTGAGTCTGTGTTGTGTCAGCGCTTTGAGGAAG GGCTTTTTGATGGCCTGTTGGTAGGAGACAGGGGTTATGCATGCCAGAGGTTTTTGCTAACCCCCTATCCTGACCCTCAGCCAGGGCCACAAAACCGCTTCAATGTGGCCCTCAGTAAAACCAGGGTCAAGATCGAGATGACCTTTGGCATCCTAAAGGCACGTTTCAACTGCCTTCGGCGTTTAAGAGTGTCACCAGAGAGAGCATCACAGATTGTAGCTGCATGTGCCATTCTGCATAATATAGCTACAATCAGAAAGGAGCGATTACCACCACAGAACCAACATCTCCCCGATGAAATTGACCCAATCACACTTGACCACCCAGCTGGCGCAGCTGTCAGAGATGCAATTACCATACAATATTTCACTTAA